The sequence CATGAAAAGAGAGACTTTTGAAGTCGTTTACACCGTGACACATTTCATATTAGACACAGACAAGTCTTTATTTTTACCCTATTGGACTTTGCAATAGTGTACCAAcatacaactagtaacactgaagtaaagtactttctctatgtgctacacagTAACAcccatttatagcattcatatcaagtgtaaaagtatgtttcaattggtttatttacaagtccagcatgtggcctttctaatgtggtcaattagcaaatgaaacagtatacttttacacttgatatggatgctataaatgattgtggtacatacagaaaatgctttacttcggtgttatgggttgtaactgtaatgcaaatgatattataCTGGCCTGTTATACATCACAGGGTTTTTATCTGTCTTGTTATTGACAGTATTTTGTAAGTGAATAAATTCATCAAGATTATGTTCTTAGTGACAACTGTGTGGTTTTGTAGTACatcaaaatgtgtgtacaatcttttgttATGAATTCTTTTTTAAGTAACCAATACAGTCCGATAAATATCTGGGTGTAATATTTCTTGCCAAatgttaatattatatatatactggcAGATATACTGACAGGACTCatgatgctctgttaacagggTGAAATccagaacttttggaaaccctttgagttgagttttgttgagaccatccagttttcatGTCTTATTGGCAGAAATGTGACACAGCTGCCACGTACCATACTTTATAGCGATACAAGCCTTACGACACTGTATAGGTAAGAGTTCAATATGAGAGATCTTCATGGATGAGTTTGGGTGGAGCAAAGGGGGGTCCAAACTTATCTTGAAGAAAAACATCTCATATCAAACTCTTACTGACTTGGATGTCAACCATTCGTTGGTTTGATTATTGACGGCATCAAATCTGTTACCCAGGGGTCCATGCAATAGTTTGTAGACATGAATTGTTAGCATGTCAGTGTGTTTGCCATTTGTAAGCCACTGTTCAATTGCTTTCAGGAAGACGTTTTCTTCATGAAATAGACAACTGTAGCAAACGAGCTGTGAAGATTGCTATTGGTCAGTACATCGGCATGAATAACGGATGACTGCTAAAGCTCATGTGTTGAAAATGGGTACAGGATACTCACTTTTCATAATAATACCCATAACATATATGACGGCATTCATTGACATCGGTAGGAAAGCAGTGCAAGCAGCAAGCATTAGGAAAGCTGTGCAAGAGGCAAGGTAAATTGAATATTGGGCATCGTTGACAAATTTTGCATAATGCCATTTTACACATCCATATATTGGTAATTACCATAAATGAATACTAATGAGCCTTGCATTTTACAGTGTGTGCTGAAAGTTGGTGAAGCTACGTAGAGGTATATAAGTGAggtctgttttcattttatgaCCTGTGTGTTGTTTATGTGTCCATACTTGGATTTTTCAGAACTATTAGATACATCAGATAACATGCCATATATGACAggtatgtatatacagtaaACTATTGTCAACAGACAACAGACCAGTCTTGGGTATATATATGCTAAATAAGCAGCTTAGCTATTCATAATACACTATATTTTCACTGTATCCATTTGCCTACTAGGATCTCTATGGTCATCCTAGCCTCCTTCAGTTCTTTTACATCATCGGATCTCTCTGGGTACATGTTAGCACAGTGAGCTGTCCCTGTAGACACAAAGGAACACAAATACTGTATTGACAAATTGTATGCAATGAAAGTACATCtactattttttcaaaattcaacaatAAGCTagctgtaataataatataccaGAATAATGATATGGGAAGTAAATATTGGCCAGGAAACAGTGAGATGGTGTGAAGCTAGGAAAGGGTGAGAAACAAATGTAAAGTTTATCCTGATTGGCTAGGATGTATAGCCTTGTTAACTACAAGATTTTTAGTTATTAATGGGGTACATTTTAGAACTTTTATACAGAAACATCTATTATTTCACTACACAGAGTGTTCCATATCCACCGTAACGGAATCACCAGTATCTAGTTTACTGGATTCTAGCGATATCTAGTACAATCAAGTAGGAATCCACTGCTATCCAGTGCTAGGGTATCCATCAATGGACTGGATGGTGGATTCCCTAGGAATCCATTGTCCCACTCAAAATTTGGAATCAATAATTTTCTGTACATTCCATTATTTCAGATGTACTTTTctaaaagtaaatataaccacatgtacatgtatttgatcaTGTCATCCTAGaaaatttgatatgaaaatCCTCCTTTTCATAACTTTATATAAACTTACCATGTATATAGATTGCTGTAACAGTTTTTGATATATCTTTGACAATTCCTAGTGCATGCCAGGGATCTATAGATCCATTTGGGAATACTACATTACTGGTTGTTATTCCTAAACCTCCATAGTTTGTATTGGTACTTTTAATACCAGATGTCAGTGTTGTCTTGTTGAATTGTTCACCATAGATATCAATACATTGCTGTAATGAGAATCTGAATATAGAAGAAATAGGTAAAGGTAAGGGTTAGGTTTGATCTTTTGACCTTTACTAAAATGTTACAGATATAAAGACATAGGTTTTGAATGGTTGGAGGGACAGCTCTACACTGCACTTCTATCAACTGAAGTCCCTTGGCAAGATTTGACAATATACCACGCTGGCCATTGTTGGACAGGTTATAGAGGTGATATGATGTTGTCTTGATCATTCACTCTTGAGACAGGATGTTTTATACACAGagagacaacttcaaatgcaaaagaaacaattatagaGGTTGCGTGCACAgttgggatgtagaagtagacaagttacaatgttgattatcagttggaaagtaaataattgaagccattaaagtcatcaagtccatgtgtaatgttttcagcaGAAGCcagtttttactgcactgtgaaagaatagcaatgcttatcagtgttcaatgtgattgggcaaaggatcctgctgtgtgttgtgtctctgttattgttagtctagagttgaaatatgtctagctctgtgttgAAAACATCATGTCCCATTAGTGAAAGACCAAGGTAACTTCATTTCTACTGTAAGAAGTGAGCATATATTACTTTTCCATTAGGTTTTGAGGCAATTTCTAGAGATATGTTGGTATTCCATGGACTTCAATATTCCCATATCTATGTACCCTCACATGACAGAGTGAGTACCGGTAACTGAACACTAAGTCACTGAACTGTGATAAAACCTTGCCAGTGTATAATTctttaatatataaaactaATACAATTTATTTACTTGAGTGGGAAATGGTGTCCAAATGGTTGATCTTCAGCATCTGAGGTTTGATAATAACCAAACTCTGTACAAGTCTGGTACACCCATTGTCTCCCTGGTAACAAGATAAAACATAACAATTGAATTTGTTTACACATTTCTCTTGTTAAAATCTAATATCTAATTTACTTATTCAAGttaaaacaaaagattgtactgtttggccactaggggaaTGGTTTAGAAGTATATGTTTGGTTGGACATGAAGACTAGAGTCCATGTGTATTATGGTGTACAATGAAAATTGATCAGTGAAAATATTGACCGACTGAATAGCTTTCTGTGTTTTCTATAATTCATAAATCTTAACTCTCATTCAAGATCCTCAGTTGTGCTAGTTTCTGTCTTCCCCTTCTCAAGTGTAACTATTGAATTGATGATACTATAGCCTGTTTTGTACAACAATTGTTTCACTTCATATCATGTATTGTAGTTGTATGTATTTCGATGCtgtgtttatttacattgaaaaacgTCGTGCATAAGATTTCCCCCCTAGAAATATTAGTAAACTATCAAAATACCATAGTATATTATGCATATCAGCTGCTGTGTAAGGTGCCAAGAACAGGTGCACTGAATAACAAGGCAGGTTGACTGGCTGAGTATTCACAGTAGTGTACTTTTGCCCTTGCACTGTCTGCCAAATTAAAATGTACCCGAAACATCACAGTTACCATTCCACCAAATTTGTCATGATCATgtgcaaaaataaatatgttttaatACAGTATCACCAACTACACTACTATTCAAATTATTGTCCAACCTCCCTCTAGTATGTGTACACTGCTATTCTAATTGTTATCATACCTCCCTCTGCAGCACTGGCATTCCAGCTTGTATCTCTCATTTCTTTGATCATAGAGTCATAGCTGATATCTAAACAGGACTGTCCATAGGTCTTCATCATAAGAGTATTCACCTGTGCATACCTATGCAGGGGGTCCCCTACACTAGTGTCCACCATTATGTCACACAGTGTGTCAAGGGTTATGTTTGTACCCACAGCACCCTGTCAATaaagtgaaacaaaaaataatttatacataaaACATCACACAGAAATGTGATCTTTGTACACTGAAATAACTGCAAACATAAATGGATGATATGCTAATTAGATGCTATTTTCCGTCATTGCTGTAGATAATAAGGCAGGACCAAATATACTAAATTTGAATTATTGTGTTTGCAGACTGAGAGACACTTGCCAGGTTAACCAAATAGCCTACCATGGAGGTCAAAATTACTAAGTTTTCAATACTAAGTTTGCAAGCTCTGTGGAGAGAACACTTGCTAGGTCAACCATCCATTCTGCTACAGAGATCAAAATTACTGAGTTTTCAATGTTGAGTTTGTAGACTGTGTTGAGAAACACTTGCTAGGTTGAGCATTCATCCTACTACAGAGATTTTTGCATTCCTATAGGCAGTTATATGGTGAATAGCATCTCTGTTCAATTATCTGGATGTTGTCGAGTAACAGTTCTTATTATGGATAAAGAAAAATTTATGCAAAGCTTGCTAGAAATGAAAAATTGGTGGTCTCATAATACAAAACATTCTAACCACCACAAAAGCTTATAGGATgccataacaaaaacattttagCATTACCTCAAATTCTCTGTTATCTTTGTTATATTGTACAACACCTTCAAAGTTGCCAGCTGCAGCACTGTAGAAGTTTTGAATATCTTCAACCTTTGACACAACTAGAGGACTACATAacctgagatgttgataaagaAGCAGAGTTTGTAATTTGTGAGGAGGTACGTAAAATGTTAGTCAAGGTGAATTGTGAGGTAGAGAGACTGGGATTCCACTAAGGATGCACATATAATTTCTGGTTAACTATTTCCTCTGTCCTGTCACAAGAGGGCTCTATATAAAGCCTCAAGCCCAGTTTTTTTATCAAAGCAAGTTTATCTGCttgtttattttaaaacattggtGCAAGTACTAACCTGATAATACTTTGCCTGAAATTTCTAATaaattcatgcaaatgagttaaCAAAGATGTAACATTTACAAGAAACCTTTCTGTTGATATTTAGAAACTGCGAGACAGAGAGTCAACAGCCTTGCTTTCTGATAACAAATTATTCCCAGTTTTGACAATACAAATTAAATAGTCATCTGCatgtgaaatattgaaattctaATAACTCactgaaacatattttttaactCAGTCTGTCCTTGGGCAGTTTTCATTTTGTCTTCCATAGCAGCTACAGCTGTGTTGATATTCTGGTTACAGACTGTACCTGCTCTACTGGTAGCTAGGGACGCCTTGACTACTTCAAGATACTCTGTGAAGTGAGTGACAAAGAAGTATTAGGGAAGTTTtctcttttttgtcaaaatacacCCCTTGTTTGTTATCTTggttttaactgagaatggagTTTTGGGTTGGAGTGTTCTTCAACAAAATAACAgcaaaaatgtaaaactttatttgtgaaatgaattttatgttaaagtggccatatggatgaggatcgggtttatattttggatttttaatttataaaacaatgccaagtctttgtttgtaactcaatacattgtaagagattaataaatgtgtaaaatgtttgttattgtacgtacgataacaaacacagacttagtcgatgttgtttcacattgatgttccaagtaggaagccatgataaaattgttttataaattaaaaattataataaaaacccgatcctcatccatatggccccTTTAATGTAGGATTATTGATCTGGCCCAAAGCACCAATTACACGTACCTGTGAAGTTTAATTTTGCAAGGACTGGTGCACTATTGGCCACGGCTCCATCTATCAGATGAGGATATTTTAGTCGTAACCAAGCAGCAAGGTTGCCTGGATGAAGATTAGAAAAAGCCAGATGTCAACCACAATTTACTTGTCTTAATTCGGTATTACCGAGAGAGTAGATATTGATAGTGTGGGGGCAATATATTGAATGATAAAGATCAAtattgatagagggcgctgtttatttGAACAATGGCTGCCGAGTGtgtctgcacccaaaaatctatttgatttgatttataatgtatacaactacaaaaaaatatgtttacccacaggtgaggCAAGACTTTTAAGggtatacaatattacaagtaagttattgcaACTGACAAAACATTTCCAAAAAACGTTCCAGTTGCAGCAAGTGTAGCTTTAAGTTTGTGTAGGTCTTATAATATCTgggtttgctataaatgaaagaaactcaccatcaagtaatttgaatttgttataaatgaggaaagaaaagtgacacgtgtaggaattgaacccacgtcccctacacactagtcagagtgctctaaccagctgagttAACatgccaactggtagataccgtGAATTTATCCTGATGTGTACTTTCTTTCCCCGAGGCGGTGAGAAGCCAACTCATTTTTTTGGTTAAAGCTTATGCCTTTCAACCTAAGGATCTAAATAGATTCACAGTCTCCCTGCCTAATGGGTGACCAACTTAGGAATCGGTGATTAAAGCAATGAGGATCATACAATTATTATGATATATGGCTCTTAAAAATAGTTTTAgggtttgctataaatgaaagatATACCGTAATACTGTATCCAATACTCTCCTCCATTCATcaaggaaaatatttgtgataaaaacatTTTACCAGTACTTGTTCCCATCTCGAAaagacaagaccccttaggttactAATACTTTCCACTGctaaatgaaggaaaatattggagaaaagTATCTCATCATTTTCTGGAAAGACAAAAATCTCACTCTGGGGAATTCATGACTGTAGAAGTACATACCTGAATAGGAACCACCAAATGCTATCCATTTACTATCAGTTAGGTTCATCTTATCAGCCATG comes from Glandiceps talaboti chromosome 11, keGlaTala1.1, whole genome shotgun sequence and encodes:
- the LOC144442207 gene encoding LOW QUALITY PROTEIN: putative serine protease K12H4.7 (The sequence of the model RefSeq protein was modified relative to this genomic sequence to represent the inferred CDS: inserted 1 base in 1 codon), producing MEGLRRVHVSWSCWVCLVVCLTHISEVLSLPRFLNGRPRGGFIGAPRLLFEMSDAPVEKWITQRLDHFNDADLRSWQQRFFMRSDLYKPGGPVFXNIGGEGSLNSKWLSEETAWIKYAEKYGAMCFLVEHRFYGKSHPTEDLSTENLQHLSSEQALADLAYFRNYMADKMNLTDSKWIAFGGSYSGNLAAWLRLKYPHLIDGAVANSAPVLAKLNFTEYLEVVKASLATSRAGTVCNQNINTAVAAMEDKMKTAQGQTELKNMFQLCSPLVVSKVEDIQNFYSAAAGNFEGVVQYNKDNREFEGAVGTNITLDTLCDIMVDTSVGDPLHRYAQVNTLMMKTYGQSCLDISYDSMIKEMRDTSWNASAAEGGRQWVYQTCTEFGYYQTSDAEDQPFGHHFPLKFSLQQCIDIYGEQFNKTTLTSGIKSTNTNYGGLGITTSNVVFPNGSIDPWHALGIVKDISKTVTAIYIHGTAHCANMYPERSDDVKELKEARMTIEILVGKWIQ